The following are encoded in a window of Gossypium raimondii isolate GPD5lz chromosome 13, ASM2569854v1, whole genome shotgun sequence genomic DNA:
- the LOC105785355 gene encoding uncharacterized protein LOC105785355: MDDRELEWEIQESSTGDSENGKLSWLMRLGRKIFVTGIVISSAPLVFPPIMAISAIGFVCSVPYGVLLVSYVCTKTLMSRLLPMPSRSAPLLLEYGKACNGEEEEEEEEEEEEETNGVQNEVIKGDISIEREEEELKEDIIEEIEARIELVDKRNEEPDKGDILQKGAYQKDGVQNDVKRSAGDDSEFMNERPSQSFEEVKEITGMQTEQPMIGECRNKPPAEKGQGIEAVVQRDEKCSSNLVNETPLGSGNVKEKDEYVQLIRAIDALVNEKFRGTTREQQKEKEVPEINEVKEEEYVRDKQPIEETCNVVIEFVEDEENGNNKENEKQFLMEKVDVHFTQSTDIEEDEELVRETRGLLEKIRDQGERGYMDDKPSTEKVHVGTEKDDKQILQISANAVADYGMEMPTSESETEVEKNKADSKEQMKGSVEMDIQKREQPVGPVSETANDDSITKGLTVEIAASIVGQAKDENIVDPSYQLNKEKKDVVFSNEDEREINEEQGLDLSENLSTVSLQGSPQEVNTEESWPSSSYSLHQDASDSSDLPVSTKAQEADNTKIPVENATDAPSNEAIHCEEKIWEQMNALRTIVGYKAARRETCIEELKALYVFTGIEPPASLKDTCDPAEVDAKLGFLKSVVGVK; this comes from the exons ATGGATGATCGAGAATTAGAATGGGAAATCCAAGAATCATCAACAGGGGATAGTGAGAATGGCAAACTAAGTTGGTTGATGAGATTGGGAAGGAAAATATTTGTCACTGGAATTGTTATATCATCTGCACCACTTGTCTTTCCTCCAATTATGGCTATTTCTGCTATTGGGTTCGTCTGTTCGGTCCCTTATGGAGTCTTATTAGTAAGCTATGTTTGCACTAAGACTTTAATGAGTAGGTTACTTCCAATGCCTTCGCGATCTGCCCCATTATTGTTGGAATATGGAAAAGCATGTAATggcgaagaagaagaagaagaggaagaagaagaagaagaagaaactaaTGGAGTACAAAATGAAGTTATTAAAGGAGATATTAGCATAGAGAGGGAGGAAGAAGAGTTAAAAGAGGacattattgaagaaattgaggCTAGAATTGAATTGGTTGACAAGAGAAATGAGGAACCAGATAAGGGGGATATTTTGCAAAAGGGTGCATATCAGAAAGATGGGGTCCAAAATGATGTAAAGAGATCAGCTGGAGATGATAGTGAATTTATGAATGAAAGGCCATCCCAAAGTTTTGAAGAAGTTAAGGAAATAACAGGAATGCAAACAGAGCAGCCAATGATAGGGGAATGTCGAAACAAACCGCCAGCAGAAAAGGGCCAGGGTATTGAAGCTGTTGTCCAAAGGGACGAAAAGTGCAGCAGCAATCTTGTGAATGAAACGCCATTGGGATCCGGAAATGTGAAAGAGAAAGATGAATACGTTCAGTTAATTCGGGCCATTGATGCTTTAGTGAATGAGAAATTTAGAGGGACAACTCgagaacaacaaaaagaaaaggaggtTCCGGAAATAAATGAAGTTAAAGAGGAGGAATATGTGAGAGATAAACAGCCAATAGAGGAGACCTGCAATGTTGTGATTGAGTTTGTGGAAGATGAGGAGAATGGCAACAATAAGGAGAACGAAAAACAATTTCTGATGGAAAAGGTAGATGTGCATTTCACCCAGTCTACTGATATTGAAGAGGATGAAGAGTTAGTAAGGGAGACTAGGGGATTATTAGAAAAAATCCGGGACCAGGGGGAAAGAGGTTATATGGATGATAAGCCGAGTACAGAAAAAGTGCATGTTGGTACTGAGAAAGATGATAagcaaattttacaaatttctgCAAATGCCGTCGCTGATTACGGGATGGAAATGCCAACTAGTGAATCTGAAACTGaagtagaaaaaaataaagctgATAGCAAAGAGCAAATGAAGGGATCTGTGGAAATGGATATTCAGAAAAGGGAGCAACCAGTAGGGCCCGTGAGTGAAACTGCGAATGATGATAGCATTACAAAGGGGCTTACAGTCGAAATTGCTGCATCGATTGTAGGACAAGCAAAAGATGAAAACATTGTAGATCCAAGCTATCAACTGAATAAGGAGAAGAAAGATGTGGTTTTTTCCAATGAAGATGAAAGAGAGATCAATGAGGAACAAGGGCTTGACCTGTCAGAAAATTTAAGTACAGTTAGTCTGCAGGGGTCCCCTCAAGAAGTGAACACTGAAG AAAGTTGGCCTTCATCTAGTTACTCACTTCACCAAGACGCTTCTGATTCTTCAGATCTTCCTGTTTCTACAAAAGCTCAGGAAGCAGATAACACTAAAATTCCTGTAGAAAATGCCACGGATGCCCCATCCAATGAG GCAATACACTGTGAGGAGAAGATTTGGGAACAAATGAATGCTCTGAGAACAATAGTGGGGTATAAAGCCGCCCGAAGAGAGACATGCATAGAAGAATTGAAAGCTCTGTATGTGTTCACTGGAATTGAGCCCCCTGCATCCTTGAAGGACACGTGTGATCCTGCAGAAGTCGATGCGAAGCTTGGGTTTCTCAAATCTGTAGTTGGAGTTAAATAG